In the genome of Chrysoperla carnea chromosome 5, inChrCarn1.1, whole genome shotgun sequence, the window GTTATGACGTATGATcgtgaaaaatcataaaaatgataatttgtgtaattattatataatcaataataataaattgatttattataaaaaatcaatacaatataaaaaacaatgttgtttttgttattgttggATTACGGTTTGAAGGGAAGAGATgggaaaaattgttaaaatttataattaactgccataaaaaaccgaaaattaGAATTCCTCTTTATATAGACCCTTACCAAGGAAACGAAGGTATTTGAGGAACCGTGAAAATTTGCATAACACTTCTTgaaccatatataaataaaataaaaaacagcgagaggtgtcgtgggacacccggtaggaacatTGTTCCAAGTTTTCGTTTATCAAGTAATGAAAATGAACAtctgtttaaaatttgatttaaaacacaaaatttcgcTTTGTCCCCACGACTCTTGAGTCAGATCTTCGGAAAATAAGTTCTATATCAATTTTCATGGTGTCATGTGGGAtgtaaaatcgaatttttttgtcGTAATCGCCATCAGCATACGTTATCTgtggataaaatttaaaaaaaaaaactacttttaaggCTATACAAGGAACCACTTTGCTCACAAGCCAGTGGTTTTTGCGTTGCtttatatgtttacattttactcGATCcataattcgaaaaattcgaTTGAACGATCTATATTCCCTCGATACAATCGAATATGCCCCAATAATAGTAATCGATACcttcaaataaagaaaaaattagctGCCCGCGCttatttaaaacgtttttaGTCTTAAAGCTCGCATAAAATTTGGGCAATACCAACCCTATTTGTACAAACCATTTGATGTTTGCGGCACGATTAAATCGATCGAAATTTTTCGTGcattattcaaatttgtataaaaaaaaatttttagttttaacccaAAAACAGATATCGTATTAtagatatgaaatatatttgtagatatattttttatataaatcaaataccAACATAAGAAATCAAAGTTTTGTTTCCtgtctaataaatttatttcctgtcagtatatttaaataaaaataaaaaataaaaatgtatacactatataaaatatatatttaaatgtcaaattttatgtgCCAATAAATTTTAGgaatacaaaatgtttaaaaataaaaaaatcaaataattattactcgtgttaaatatattgaataaatttgcCAAAAATTTAGTTACGTTCATAaaagttaaacaatttaattcatTGTGTAATCGCTAAATCAGTATTTAATTCCTGTCATGATTTTGGGGGATTTTTAAAGTGTATTGGATTAGGAATCAGTTTTTCACCGCATTTTAAAGAATTCATatacttttatttgataaacaaagtaactGTATGAACGAGTTCCtaattattgcaaaattttcacCCCTGTATTGAGAAAAACATTTATGTCAGGCAGTAATTGAacaatattcttataaattacTATGTTTTCTTAATATACATCTGTTTATTTAACACCTATTGAGATAAAGTTAAAGTCTATTTATATTCTAAGCTACCGCATGTTGCATGACAaagtgattttcccaatatgcggtatatatatttttctgttgatatttaatagaaaatttcaaattttggggtAAAATTAGGGTAATTATTGACTAAGGTAGAATAAACATATACTTACTAAAAAGAATTGAGTTTGGaatgtaagaaattttaatcacaagTCTGGGCAACACCTTTCGATGTTACCCCCAAGCAAAGAGGATTTTCTAATCTGTTACATTCGAAGCTCAACTTAAAACATATGTACATGTAAATTATGAAAAGAGTGCTTAATTTTAGCAACTACCAGAAGGGCAGCATCTCATAGATAATTTTCCGAAAGATAAAAATCCTTTCCAAAACAAACTTTCCAGCAGTGGTATTGTTTTTTAATGCCGTTCTGTCGCTAGTTGCAACAATTATGCATGGCTGCTAAATCAAAAAAACTTATCATAGACTCCAACCactacataaaaaatactaaataaatagttaaaaaatgttaaactagaTGTCGATAAAAACCAAATATACTATATCTATGATTATATAACATTTTGCATATTCATCTATGAATTTTCGAttcatataaaagaaataaaaatacaaggTGCGCTCAAAACTATCGTTTTTGTAAAAGTTGGATATAGAGAATATAATTCAGAGGATAAAGATCTTCGGCAAATTTTGGAATGGCGAGATAGAGCTTCGTTAATTGTCGGTTTTTTAGaatttctcgattaatattGGTGAAGATATAttgaaatcgaaataaattttagatttttacttAAGAAGACTTTGGGTTTTTCTGAAAATGGCAATTAATGTCTAAATTATAATTGAgtataaaaattacgtttttcccATTGCGGTAGTTTTGAGACATCCTGTATTTTATTAACTATATagtttatagaatttatttttagaattttaaaaataaaaaaaatttaaaaataaaaacatggttggacatgaaaaatatttatttataaacaaaatattttatatttacttctgTCATCATATTCTCTGTTGACACAAActatagcaaaaaaaaagattctagTCAGAAAAACTTTGTAGaagtgtaataattataaataataaaataaaaagtaataaaactgataaaatattgtaattaaaacattaaaaattaataaattaaaaaaaaaaaattattattatcataagtaatgtatttatttatttattaaaaattttttcttgttttttgtttatataattttataaactttgacCCGTTGTTTTAAactgattataattttattatgaaagtgATTTAGTTTAAAACTGGACTGCGActtgaataaaagttttatttcgaaagatataatgttattgtttcgtaattaaaatgaaatttattaaacacatttaaataattagttgtcattttatttaattattccaagaccaattaaaatattgttttcttttgatataaggttggtaaatttattaaattcttttcattttcaatttttcattaaattctttgttgataatttttaattacgggatttaatgtaaatttttattaggaatttttatttatttagttttaaacattACTAACGAAAAAATATGGTAGATCGTGGTGTAGTTTGATCGTTGCGCGTTAAAATAAGTAATTCAAAAAGTGTATAGCgttttaggattccgtagttAAAGTAGAGAGCCTTCAGAGTATTATTTATCAGAGACAAACCCAATCTATTTCAGGGTCGAATATTTAATTGTTGCgtttaaaatgcaaatattttatgatttttgtgtTTCAATTACTACATTCTGCTTCGAAATATAAAGGAAAATCGATCAAGTAAAAGTGCAAAGTGTTTAAAGGTTCCGTAGTAAGTAAAGTTAAGTATATAGCCTTCCGAGTATTAGTCATTAGgaggaaaatttcttttattttaacccTTCAGCACTtgcgtcaaccgttcggtagTTTTGAGTCACGTGATGAGAGATTAGCTCACAAATtttgcacatgcgtcaaatatttcgcgcgttaatttttctttaacttgTTCAATCATACAGaatctcacaatttctgaagggtagtaaaatttattttaaggttttttttttaagttttagattgtaaaaaatgataataaaaacacCAACCGTTGAGGAATTAATTGCTCGGAGAAAGATGCATAATTGGAATAGTTATTATGGACAAATGTTTCAATATCCAATTCGTTTATCCTCCGATTATGTACTTAAAAATGGTAAGATTGTTTTGCATACTGATTATTCTCAAATAACTCAAGTATTACTTCGAAATTTGTAGTTCATTAtcacaaaatcaaataaattttcttgtttttggattattttagaaaaactaattcgaataaaacataaaagttcATTTCATTTGATGAATATCGtagtatttttcgagatatctcaTGAATCgttccgaaacaaaaattttttatacaggcTATtaggcgatatctcaaaaactgttcaCTCGAACgttaaattaatacaatttttatattttttgggtcaaaattaccttttatactgatttttatcgaaattggaaagaaaaaatttttgtcgaatttctcgattttttcaaaggggtaccccttaaaaaaattgaaaaaattcggaaaaatttatttgtgccCGAATtggattaaaatcattttctagagtaattttgatccaaaaaaaacaaaaatcgggtttatatcatgtttggatgcatagtttccgAGACATCGTCGAAAATGTAATACGAAGaacgattttctcagaaactacgaCTTTAACCATAATATAAactggatttttgtttttttcaggtcaaaattaccttatatactgagttttatcgaaattggagagacaaaattttttgtcgaatttctcgattttttcaaaggggtaccccttaaaaaaattgcaaaaaaatcgagaaaaattttttgtgtccaatttccactaaaatcattttctagagtcattttgatccataaaaaacaaaaatcgtgtCTATAACATGATTGGAATCGttatttctgagatatcgactaaAAACCATCCACGGAGAACTCATATTTCGGAGCAATTTCTTCAATCATTACCTCAAAAACTGTCAATCAGTACAAAATGcactattttcgattttttttaagtaaaaagtaaGTCCAGTGTTAGCCAgagtataaaaagttaaaaaaattatcaactacTCCAAAAAATACTCATCAAAAGTTCATAATTGCCctccaaaaaatttcttaatccggataatttcattaataatttaattttttattgtttttcaagaattattGAATTCATCCGCAAAAGACAACAATGACACCGATATAGATTTATCGCCACGTTTAATACCAATATCACGTAAACCTCAGACATGGGAAGAAGGACCATTGGTGCCATTAGGTATCACAGTAATATtagcatttttattaatactattaGTTGTATTTCGACAAAATCCAACAATGACTATTGCCACATTATTGGGATGTTTAGTCAGTTTATctgttgtattatttattaacaatttacatgATAATATGcctgtttattattaaaattgtgttttattttatttaaatttaccgcCAAATGTATGCAAACCAGTTTATGTGCTGACATCTATGATCGAGTTACGTATAAATAGATGTTATACTCTCGAGACAACATCTCAATCTTCAAACTTAAAATGAGTCGTCATCTTTTGAcggaaaatattactaaaaattcaatttatccCTGGAGCTATCCTTGATTCCTCTCTAcataaaatttcacaatttctgATGAACAGGACATGGAATTGTGGAAGCCAAGACTCGCGTCAAAACAGACTCAACGATCGAATGTACAAACTGATTCAGATGAAGATTATTTTCGGGTCACAATCTACGTACCATCGTACATCGATTTGTTTCTAACAAACTTAAAGGATCGATCTTTaaatcatcgcaatattttatcaaatttttttggcctCTTTcccaaacaaaatgaaaattcctATAAAGACTCTTGCGCTCAacttattttgaaccataatttGATCTCTGAGTCGACAACGTTAAACTTTAGCGAAAACGtactcgatatttgcaatgaagATGCGTTTCTAAATGTCTAACAAAAGCTTCGAATGAACAcccttttcaatttttcattgtcTCAAAGAGACCTTAGTTCAATGCATCGGAGCCATGCCACAGAGTTTGGGAAAAGTTTTTCCTGTAGCTGTCATAGTTATAACTTCTTgacaaatagtttttgacagagttacatttgataaattatttttcggcttgattttaactttttcaagGGAGAGGCTTGCAATATCCGATACTTGTGGGTcctaaatgtttaaaaaaatgaaattttaataaaaataaatttatttttgtataaaaaataataagtacaaaaataattaagaatattttacacatttaaGACTAAaagaaattgacaaaaattaggaaaacttccataaattttttttatggttctATAAAAGATACTTTCACAGTTTTTTCCTTTGCTAGCAACAATTTTGGCCAAAAAAGATGAAGAGATCTTAGGTAAGTATATTTTTAGGAATTTAA includes:
- the LOC123300284 gene encoding uncharacterized protein LOC123300284 is translated as MIIKTPTVEELIARRKMHNWNSYYGQMFQYPIRLSSDYVLKNELLNSSAKDNNDTDIDLSPRLIPISRKPQTWEEGPLVPLGITVILAFLLILLVVFRQNPTMTIATLLGCLVSLSVVLFINNLHDNMPVYY